One Neovison vison isolate M4711 chromosome 2, ASM_NN_V1, whole genome shotgun sequence genomic window carries:
- the NDUFB8 gene encoding NADH dehydrogenase [ubiquinone] 1 beta subcomplex subunit 8, mitochondrial, translated as MAAARARVLGVRWLQRATRTVVPLGARTASHITKDMLPGPYPKTPEERAAAAKKYNMRVEDYEPYPDDGMGYGDYPKLPDRSQQERDPWYNWDHSDLRLNWGEPIHWDLDMYIRNRVDTSPTPVSWNVMCKHLFGFVAFMVFMFWVGETYPTYQPVGPKQYPYNNLYLERGGDPTKEPEPVVHYEI; from the exons ATGGCGGCGGCCAGGGCGCGGGTTCTGGGAGTCCGATGGCTGCAAAGGGCTACCCGGACCGTGGTGCCCTTGGGTGCACGGACAG CTTCGCACATTACGAAGGACATGCTCCCGGGACCCTATCCCAAAACCCCGGAAGAACGGGCCGCTGCCGCCAAGAAATATAATATGCGGGTAGAAGACTACGAACCATACCCTGATGATGGCATGGG GTATGGCGACTACCCAAAGCTCCCTGACCGCTCACAGCAGGAGAGGGATCCGTGGTATAACTGGGACCACTCAGACCTGAGGTTGAACTGGGGTGAACCG ATACACTGGGACCTTGACATGTATATCAGGAACCGTGTGGACACATCCCCCACGCCTGTTTCCTGGAATGTCATGTGTAAGCACCTCTTCGGCTTCGTGGCCTTCATGGTGTTCATGTTTTGGGTTGGGGAGACTTACCCCACCTACCAGCCTGTG GGGCCAAAGCAGTATCCTTATAATAATCTGTACCTGGAACGAGGCGGCGATCCCACCAAAGAGCCTGAGCCAGTGGTTCATTATGAGATCTGA